TCATCCGCGAATAATCAGCCATTTCGTAGCACAGGTGGATGACGGAGCAATAGATATCGCCACCCCATTCAGCGGGCACCTGCCCGGCCAGGACGGGAAGCATCGCTTCGTCAAGGTCCCGGAAGCCATTGCTTGCGTCACCGCTGCGTACGGCAGCCAGGCCGGACAACATCGAGGCGAAGCTCGCCAATTCCGGAGCCACCAGCCTGCGCGACAACTCTTTCAACTGCACGGAGGCCGACAACGCCGGTCCGGCGTCCCCTTCGAGGTAGATCGCGTCGTTTCCCTCGAGGTAAAGGAGATAGCCGTGCTCAACGGACTCCGGAAGACTCTCCAGCAGGAGGCGGGCACGGTTCAGCCATGCAGAGGACACGGCGATATTTCCGCGAAGTCCCCACTGCAGGGAAAGCATCAGGGCAGCTCTTGCGGCGGATTGGGCGTGCCCATCCGCAACCCTGCTGTGAAAGATGTCTTCGGACAGGGCCATGGAGCCCTGGACATCGCCGAGCCACCATTTGGAGCGTGCCAGGATTTCCTGGTCTTCCACACCGAGGGCCGCTTCGTTCGCAGCACGTTCCATGGCCCGACGCGCAGCGTCACAGTCTCCGCGGGCAAACGCCTCGCGGGCTGCCATCAGCTGGTGCTGCACTGGAAACATTGGCGCTGGGGACATTGGCGTTGGGGACATGGGCTCTCCATGGGTCGGCACCAGCTTACTGCCGGAGGCGCAGGGAACGGGAGGACCCTAGCCCCGGTTCCAGCCGTACTCGTTCTCCGGCCGGCCAGGAGTGCCGTACCGGGGCGCCCGGGTGACCGTACCGGCGTCGGCAAGGTATTCCAAGTACCGGCGGGCGGTGACGCGGGACATCCCCAGCGCGTCCATCACCTCACTTGCCGACACCGGCTGCCGGCCCGCCCGCACCAGGTCCTTCACCGATTCCAACGTCGAGCCGGAGAGCCCCTTGGGCAGTGGCAGATCGGTGGGAGCGCGAAGGCTGGCAAACGCCTGGTCAACGTCACTCTGCGACGCTCCGGCTTTGGAGATCCCGGACATCGAGCCCGCCAGCTGTTCGCGGAAGGTCCGGTAGCTGCTGAGCTTGTCCGCAAACGTGGCGTACGTGAAGGGCTTGATGAGGTACTGCACGACGCCGATGGACACGGCGCTGCGCACGATGGTCAGTTCCCGGACGGCAGTGATGGCGATGATGTCGGCAAAGACGCCCGCGGAACGCATTCGGCGGGCGACGTCCAGGCCGTGGAGGTCCGGCAAATTCATATCCAGCAGGACAAGGTCCACCGGGGAGCCCGACGCCGCGAATTCGCCCAGGATGCGCAAGGCCGACTGTCCATCCGGTGCCGTCCCCACCAGGGTGAAGCCGTCCAGGCGGCCAACGTAGACAGAGTGGGCGTCCGAGGCTATCGGCTCGTCTTCCACCACCAGGACGCGGATGTCTGTCATGCCTTCTCTTCCTCGGGAACCGGCGCCGGGAGCAGAACATGGAACTGTGCTCCACCGGGATTGCTGATGGTCATCGTACCGTTGAGCCGCTCCACAGCCTGACGCACCAAAGCGAGGCCAACGCCCCGGCCATGGGCGCCGCGCGGGTTTTCTTCCGGGGACTTTGTGCTGAAGCCATACTGCAGGACGTCATCAATGGAGTCGGGATTGATGCCACTGCCCGTGTCCCGCACCGTAAATTCGACGGCGGCAGGTCCGGCTTCCACGTCCAGCTCCACCTTCCGTGGGAAGTCCCCGGCGGCCGCAGCATCAATTGCATTGTCCAGCAGGTTCCCAAGGATGGTCACCAGGTCCTGTATTTCCAAGCCCAGGACGCCGGAGCTCCCCGAGGTCCGCACCACCAAATCCACCCCGCGTTCGTGGGCTTCTGCCGCCTTCCCCATCACCAGCGCGCTCATCACTGGCTCATCCACGGACGCCACCATGTCGTCGGTGAGTTGCTGGCTGAGTTCAAGGTCCTTGGTGGCAAAGTCCAGGGCTTGCGGCGTGCGGCCCAGTTCCAATAGGGACACGATCATGTGCAGCCGGTTTGCATGCTCATGTGTCTGGGCGCGCAGGGCATCGGAGAGAGTCTTCATCGTCTGCAGTTCCGTGCCCAGGGACTCGATCTCAGTACGGTCGCGGATGGTAGCTACCGTGCCGTAGACAGCGGGTTTCTGTCGGCTGCGCTCAGGCATCGGCCCCACTGCGGGGGCCTGATTGACTACAAGGATCCGGGAACCGGTCA
This genomic interval from Paenarthrobacter aurescens TC1 contains the following:
- a CDS encoding putative two-component response regulator (identified by match to protein family HMM PF00072) codes for the protein MTDIRVLVVEDEPIASDAHSVYVGRLDGFTLVGTAPDGQSALRILGEFAASGSPVDLVLLDMNLPDLHGLDVARRMRSAGVFADIIAITAVRELTIVRSAVSIGVVQYLIKPFTYATFADKLSSYRTFREQLAGSMSGISKAGASQSDVDQAFASLRAPTDLPLPKGLSGSTLESVKDLVRAGRQPVSASEVMDALGMSRVTARRYLEYLADAGTVTRAPRYGTPGRPENEYGWNRG